Sequence from the Nymphaea colorata isolate Beijing-Zhang1983 chromosome 9, ASM883128v2, whole genome shotgun sequence genome:
TTCTAAGCATGCATGCGCAcacataaacaaacaaacaaacctGATGCTCTCGCTTTCATTCCCAAAGATCAGACTCGACACATAAACCAATTTATACGGCAACCAAATTTCCACTCTTTCCCTATCACTTTCCTTTTGAAGTGATGTTTTGGAAACTCTCTAACTTCTCACagccaaaaaaaagaagtccCTCCCATTCCTTTCGAACGTATTTTCAAATGCCCAACAGCTAAACTTCctgaacaacaaaaatatgtccTCCTTCCTTGAAAAGTGTTTTCAGGTACCCACTAGCCGAACTTCCTGAACAGAAAAATTTGTCCACCTTCAAGTATTTTCAGGTACCCCTTATTGTAATGGTTTGATAATCTGAACAAGTGATTTTTCGTTCACGAAGTGCAGCTAATAATGGTTTGATAATCTGAACAACCGAGTTGTCGTTAAGGAAAACCATTAATAGTGGACAAATTTTTTTGTCGCTGGACTATTATATATAATCTGTCGGTGGATCAAAACTTCAAACTTTATTGTTATGGTTTGATATTCCTGCAATTGGTTCGTTCAGGAACAAGTGTTTTTTTCGTTCAGGAAGCGCAGCTAGTGGGCACCTGCATTTGCGCTCTCGCCTTTTTTTTCCCTGGGTAGCTGCTAAACTCGGAGGCTCACCGGCCAGAAAGTCGACAGTTCGAGTCGTCGTTCCGGGATGGGCTGCCATGCTTGTAACTCTCCAGGTGCATAAGCCCTTAAATTTATGTCATTATATACTCATGTTTCTCATTTAACGGCCATCAGAGCGAGAGATGGATAGCATCCTGATGATGATCAATGGGGAAAGATGGCAAAGTTGCTTGTTTATTTTATGTGAACGCATTTTATGCTTTTCTAGTATCATACAAAAACTCTTGCAAAGAAACATGGTCGATCTTGGAAACGATGCAGTAAGCGGAGAGTCCTCGCTCTCTCTGCGGAATCTGGTCAGTTTgttgagtgtttttttttttatttaaaagtatTTACGTCTAATCTTTTAGTCTTCCATTTTCCTGCTTTGAGGGTccatgttatttttcttttccttcttcccaAATTAAGAGGGTTTTTTGAAACCTACTTGTATAAGCCGTATTGGTGTGCATGTTGTTCCCAAATTAGGGGACTTTTTCGAAACCTGGTTAAACTTGTCAAACGTGGACCAAGAGACTGCCAATATTCCAAGACAATTTTCACGAGAAAATGTCCAGCAACACAAAAGCATGTGAAGTACATTCAAAATACTATAAATGACATGTGAATTTTTTATCAACAAGAGCCCACAATGAGAAGGGTATTGAATGATCTGCCAATGGAAACTTTGAAGCGTTGCTTGCTTAGATTGAGTCTGAAGTTAGTATCTATCAGTGGTAAGGAAGATTAGTTTGTGCATACGGAATCGCTATGCCAACTAAGGCTCCGTCGGAAGCAACAGCAGCCGGCACCGGAAAGAATGTCGCAGACGGTCTCAAGCAGCTCTGAGGCTGCCATGTCAGCACCTTCACCGCCAAGTTGATGATCCCGTTTCTCTTCCCCTCCTTGTCATGCAAACGGTAGCTGAGGAAATGCAAGTAGCCGCAGGGAATGTCATACCCGCCGATGAAGTCCGACACCGCAATCGTCGACCGGCCGACCGACTTCTCACCCATAGCAGTTTTGCACCGGACGTCGACCTCGATGGACCGAACTTGAGGCGGAAACGGCACCGTTAACTTCTCATTCCATGAGGGGAACGCCCCACCGCGCTGATCGACGGCCGTTGCTCGGCGGTCGCAGGAGCCAGTACCAACAACGACAAACGCGTTCTTTCGGGTGGCGGCCGTCGGAAACCTGAGGCTTTCGGCCGAGATGACCTTCACCTCGAGACTGGTGGCGTGTTCCATGGGGCGTAATGGCACCAAAACTGGCGGCGCGTCTGCCTACACAACTCACAAAGAAAGCCCAACCTTATTTTTTGGCCTTCTGCCtagtttctttcttcctcctctgcgTTTGCCTGCTCCTCGTTCCTTGCCTCTTCTTTTAACTTGAGGGGAAAGGAGTGCTCTGGAGGTGGTTGCCGGGAAGCTGACGGAAAGTTTCGTCGCTGCCGTTGATACCGATTTCCGAGTGAAAATCTTTTTCTCGGAAAGCGGTACCCGAAACAAAAGAAGTTTCCTGTTTCGCGTGAAGGAGAGTCCTTGGAAGCTTCTGTCCGGAGAAGTTTTTCCACAATTTCCCTcgctttttaaaaatttccatTTTCGTGCCCACCTTTTGcgtataattttaaaatgtcgcagttgttgttttttattttttaagataacCTAATCTCACTTGAGGCACTTATTTAACAGTTTTTCCGATAAGAAACACAAAATGCGGTATCTTTCGAAAttgaaagcataaaaataaacttgaaaataaagctgttctctaatttttttcaaagcCATCTTTCTATTTTCCCTTAACACTTAACAGCAACTAGTTGATCTAAAAGGCATGGAGTAGGTTAAAGGCCGCTTTAcctttaagaaaaatataaacacAAGAACGGATCATAAAAACTGACATGGACAAAAACGTACATGTAGATTTATTCCAATTGAGTAGAACAtcgaaaatatttaaaattttgttgtcaAAAACTGTTCAACCCTGTAAGTTTCCATTTATGCATCAAAAAAGTGATTTATTTCAACTTATAGACATAAAGATTGCATCTGCACCGTTAagttctgaaaaaaaaatctcataaaacTATAACCAATCGTCTAATTTTGGGTGATCCCAAGCTGATCATTTTGGCTGGCCGGCTAGACCAAGGATCAAAAAGTTCGTCcattcaaataataaaagaataaaatataattttttaaaataaaaccccaaataaaaaaaaaagtctctaAATTTTTCAATAGTCCACGTACTAAATTGATCAATTATTCTTAAAGTATCTCCGATTGACCTTTTTTATCATCTCCCAACACCTCGGCTTTGGTTTTGGCTAACTAGTGTGTCCTTTGTTGTTCGAATCAAAAGAGTCACTTCACACTCTACCTTCTTACTTTGATAATATATGTTCGTAGCTTATTAGTCGTTGATGGCAGATTTTAAAGCAGCTAACAACATAGTGTTCAAAGATATGCATCTTAAATTCTGTCTTGATCAGCGATTGTTCGACTACAGATTAGCTTTTTATTCTCCTATTCATTTGTTCCTTATTTTCACCCCTTCACATTCTACCTTTCCGCTCTCATAATATACGGTGGTGGCTTATTAGTTGCTAGTGGAGAATTTGAGATGAGCGCATCAGAAACACGGCAGCATCTGTAGACACCATTAGCTATTTGTTACTAATAGTCACTCAATTTTGTtaatgaaatttcattttgtcgGCAAAATTCGTTCCCTGGTTGTTTGAATGACCTCCACACGCAACCTTCAAGATCTAATTATGCTAATATCGGCTCTTATAGAAGTTTTCTTTCTATAAAGTTAGCAACTATGGTAGTGCAACCCACGTCCATTAAAACATGATGAAATCACATTTCGTTAAACCTTTCAGCACAAGTCAAATTGTGGatcagataaaaaaatttattattaattttacGAACAGTTAAATggacaaataaaaatattaaaagatatttatGATAAGCTGCCATTTGGTGCTCAGCAGATCATGAATTGCCCAGTGGCCGCTGAACCCAATTAGTTTTCTGCTGATTACACCCAAATTGGGAAGACATTGTTCGAAACTAATTTCCGGGCAATCAAATTTGCCcttaggccacgtttgatggcctggattttTTCATAGGGAAGAttttttcaagggaaaaaatCCAGGGTAAGTTTACCTAAGGTAAAGTTTCCTTCTTCCATtttcaggccatgtttgatggcctggaaatcttTTTCGAGGTAAAAAATTCAGTGTTTGTCGTCTTGGTGAGGGGAGAAGGTGAAGCCGGACATCCCTCACCTCCCCTTACAGCCACACCGCACTCACCGCCATCACTGCTGCCAAGCCATGGATATGGCTGGTCATGGGACGCGTCTGCGCCAGATCCCTGCTTGCCGGAGGTAAGTACAACCGAATGGGCTGCGTTGAGCTCTCCCAACTCCAGTGTGCATATGGTAggagaggggaggaggaagaagaggaagaatgaGTGAAGTGTGGGCCGCCGTGCAGTGGCCCTTGCCTCTTTCCTCTCCCTTCCACTATTAGTGGATACGGCCCTCCCTCCACCCTCCCTTATCCTTATGCGGCTGGTGTTGGCATCCATCAGTGCCAGCGTTGCCATCGGAAGAGGTCTTGCGCTCCCTCTCGGCTTTTCACAGCGCCCTTTTTCTCCGTCGCCCTTCCTAATGGGCAGGAAAAAAATCCacggaaaaaagtcggacctctgaaggtccgacttttttccggGGTAAAGTTACCCTTATCGTACTGTTTTTGCAAAGGAAAATTTCCTGCGTTTGATATGCTTGTGAAAAACCGTACAAAAACGGTAAATTTCATCCCATGCACAGTAATATCTGCGCgcatcaaacgtggccttaaGGACAACATAAGAAAAGTCAAGTAATAAAATTAATGTCGTCCACATTTCGTTCATGCAAGTGATCTCCTTGATGAAAACATTCTCTTCTAGACTCCAGCCTGATATTTCAAGGAGTTCATGTTCTTAAGAAGTATCTTGTCGGAAATGATCGTGCGGAAGAGAAGGAGGTCAAACTCACATGCAACACAAAGTTGAGTGACATGAAGATAACACATTTAGATGGAAAATGAAGTAAATAATAGGCATGCACCGGATTGTTTCCTAATTAAactaaaaaagataaagatggacCACAAAGACAATCAGCCATGGAATCCCGGTTTTTAATAAAtagatttctattttttattctaCAACTAgagatttaattttaagttttcaGCAGTTGTATCTCACAGAAAATATTAGATTTCAATTTGGCATTGCAGCGATGATTCAGGCAAAAAGGAGAACATAGAATGTTTTTCTCAGCATTGAACCtctcatattttgaaaatctaccCGTGAAGAATACCATTCTGATATGCTAAAGCTAAAATAATGTATCATAAGTTGAGTCAGTTTCTTCACAAAAGAAATCATAGAAAAAGATGTTTAACAAACTAGATACACAGGGTCATAGTTCCAACTTTAGAGACGTTAAGATGAAGATCCATTGTGAAGATGAACACAAGATACAAAAGTCAGCTGTTGCAACAAATAGTCTATTCTCCTCGGCAATAGATGGAGAGGAGAGCTCCCCTCCATTAGACCTCCATGGACATGTTAGCCTAGCAAGTATCGGCACGCGAAACCTTCATGGGGTACATGAAGGAGTTGGCGTAGACGAAGGAGAAAGCCTGGCCGGACCGGATAGGTTGCCCGTCGTTCACCAGGCAGTCATCGACGGCGACCCTCTGGAAGACCCTGGGGTTGACGAGCTTGACGGAGGCGAAGGCACCGCAGGAGACATGGACGTCAGAGATGCCGCAGGAGGACTCGCAGGTGTTAAAGATCTCAACCAGAAAGGTGGGGATACCGTTTGGCAAAGTTCCGGCCGCCGACTGCGCCAGGCCGATGTCCGACGTCTTGCATTCCTTGTAGTAGTCGTATGAATCCTCTGAAGGCGGCATCATTGTGAGCAAAGAAACGATGTTGACAATGCCGATATTGATAAATATGATGAAATCATCACCATATATCACATGATaccaagaaaaataatgcaCCAACAGTTTGAAGGTTGATTTCCCATTAGTAAATTTTGGAATCATAATTTAGAACTGCGACTGGATTTGAAACCGAAAAGCTCAGATGAATTCTTGATTTTGCAAGACAACATGTAGCTtaatctcttcatttttcactGGTGAATAGCACAGTTGTCTTGAGAGACCAATAAAATATGCAGCTCAATGCTCAATTTGAATATTCTTTCACCTcataaaattcagaaaataacTGATGTCTTATCTTCTTCTCGGTAACCAATATATGATTCTAAACCAGTTAATTTTTACGGAGAAAAAACATCGCTACGAATGAACTTCAGATAGATTCATGGCAAGTAACAAGACAGGTGCTCATACAGTGAGATAGCCATTCCATAAACCCATCACCAAGTAACAAGGACAGACAAACACTCACCAGCATCACCCATGAGCACCCTTCGGTTGTCTACCTTTCGAGATTTAACTCCTGTATCGGTAAATCATGGCTTCAAGGTAAGATCCTtgcgtgtgtgagagagagagacagagaaaaagagagagagagagagagaggttactTGACCTGCTGCCGACGCGTTCACTGGGGAATTGATGGAGTGAtgtgaaaggaaaagaataacagaCAGAGACAAGACGGTCTTCATGATAGCCATCATCATCGTCAATATCAACAGCGAGAATATAAATgattctccctctccctctccctgcCCTCCTAGCTAGCGTTGCGTACCACACGAACAGCATAAGGTTGCTTCTTTCTTTAATATGGAAAAGAATGACTGTGAGAGGAAACGAATCACATCCCCTTGCCTCGGAACCATTCACTGAAAACGCACATTCGTTGGGCTTTTCAGCTTCACATGATATACCTTCCACCAAGCTCCTTCAATAAAGTCAACCTCATTGAAATTCACAAAAAGATCAAGAGAAAACTTACCTAGAAATCACAaaagttttaacattttctACTGCCATCAGTGTTTTACCACGTAATAATCCTCCTAATTAAAGGATTGGCTAGTATATTGAAGCATCCGCGTACGCAGCATATACGGACTCAAGTTCTTAGAACAATCCGGTCCTAGTTGGTGGCTAGCAACGATTTAAAATCTCATAACCCCTTTTGGAGGTCCAAATTTCTTGCTGTCCGAGTGACCGTTCGTAGACTCAAAGATTCTTCGTCTCGAAGTACTAGTGGAGCATTGATGATGGGAAGTACGTGTCCAACAGGCTAGACCAGAGGCCAGGATCTGAACTCGAAAAGTAATATTTCTGTTCTTGAAATAAAGAAACTTCGTAGGGGATTTCAGATATATGCTTGTAGACAAGCATGGGAAAAGCTCTGGCGAGATCTTTAGTGACCGACGTCCGACTGCTCTATAATTGCCGCGACCCATTAATTTCGAATTGTTTACTTCTTCCCGCCTTGTTCGCTTCAGGGAAGGAGAGGCACCGCGGTTGGCTAGTTTCGGCATTAAAGAAAGGGAATTCATTCTGCAGCTTCACTTGGTGGGTTAGCCGTCTATTCATTAATGGGCGGGTGCTGCTCAGAGAGAgtgtagaaagagaaagagagggtaaGCGCGGGTGGCGCATTAATGGCTGCCTGTGCTCCGATGGATGGTAAgaaattcttttggagaagagaaaaagactGGCGGAGGACGCGTTTTCCGATCATACCTTTTGGTTTAATGCATGGCCGCCGACACGCCCTGCCGTTCCGACTTCAAAAGACGATGCTCGCTGCATAACAGCCCAGATGAAgtaattcctctctctctctctgtctggtTCATGTCTCCCGTCCTACACATTCTAAGATGGGTGGTCATGGACTCTGGACCAAAAGAAGAGTCAGGGATCCAGAACTTAGTATGGAAAACCATACTTCAATCCAGTTCCTAACCAGAGGGGCCGAGAACCTAATCTATACATCTAGACCCATGCAAGTCCCATGGCCAGGATGGTTGACCGGACCGTCAGCGCTCACCCTCTCACATATGAATCGTCACCAAGTGATCGACCATTAGATCCATGTGTACCGCTGCTCCACGGCTGTAGCCTGCCTCAACTTCAGAAAGGTTttatgaaaggaagaaaaggctTCTTACCTGCACCTCGTGGCTGGCCGAAACGGTAATTGCCAGTAGTGCAAGGTCAAAGGGAACGCAGGAATATGCAGGCGTTCCTCACCGCGTTTGCTTCGTGAGCAGGGTTGGGTGGAGCTTGGTACATCACGCGTTGGTCTAAATCTGCCTCATTGAAGCAGGTGTCCCGACATTTTAGAGAATACCGCGCCATTCTCTTCTGTTCGGCTCCTTCTCTAAAAATTCCCAACCTATTCAAAATCCTAAACAAACCTTCTCTTACGTATTTTTATAGTATAGAACGTTGAAGATATAAGGGTATAGCTTTTGGGTCTTGTAAAACCTTTTAACATTTTGAATTTCAGAAAACAATTTTTCTGATAAATGCACACAAAAATGGAACTCCTAAAATTGCGctcaagaaaacaacaaagaaatgatGGATAGTCCAGGACAAAGGCAAGAAGCAGGAAATTGGTTCACAATCGAATCTAATTGCCCTAGACGGAACAATATCCCGATCATTTCGTGGACATTTAGAAGCAACCGAATATCCTCAAACACAAGCATTGAGCTGAGTATGGACATGTTGCATGTATGAAAACTATGGGCACAACacaacataacaaaaaaaaaaaaaaaaaagcacgcGCGAAAGCACGAACGGTGCACCAAGAGGGCCACCGCAAGACCCATCGGTAAACCATTTGCACTTCGTCAAAGAACTTGCCGCCTCCTGTAGTTCATATGCACAAACTTAAACCACTGGTTAAGTCAGCTGTTCGACTATCGTAAGGGATCCATAGAAGAGAGACTCTGCAAGTAAAATAACTGCGTATACATCCTACACTTCCTCTCTTGAATCACCGCTGCTCTTTATGATGTTATATTTGCACAACGGGCAAGTAGCATTGATGTACAGCCACTTGTCTATACAGGCACAGTGAAAATGGTGCCCGCAGGGAAGCTCGCGAAGCTCCACACCATCCTCATAAGATGAGAGGCAAATGCAGCATTCCTGTAAGCAACAAGAACACCAACGCATCATGAGGAACAAAACTGACAGCAGATTTCTGAATGTACCAAAACACAACTAAGCTTAGACGCAATTCCCCAGAGGGAGCCTATATGATGCTATCAAAGTGTCGGAAGAAGAAGTATGTAACAAGAAAGAAGCACGGCAAACAGCTTACTGCATCCTCAGCAGGAAGGACTCGTTCAACAGGTGCCCCACCACCACACGATGTCATTATTCCACCAAAGGACTCTGATTTCTCTAGATCAAGCTTCTCCATCGCCCCAACTGACCTAAACTTGTACTTGGGGAGTCGGCTGATGTCCTCTTCAGATGCACCTTCCTGCTTAAATAAAAGTGCCCATCAACCCAAACATGAAAGAACTCGAAAAGGTTTCAACTTGTTCATGCATTAACACTAACAGGAACTAGGAAAGTGAGATGTTGCCGCATATGATTGTCCACCTAAATAACCTAATTCTTACACGTTCATGCAAAACTTGGACCATAACTAGGATCAACTATCAAGTAACAATACCAAAGGAATTTAAGGCAATGCAGGAATCCTTAAGAGAGATACCTGATCAGCCACTGCATACAGAATTGCAATGATACAAGGCAGACAACAGCATACTGCTATACCAATAATGCAGGCCAATGCAACACAAAATACAACGAAGAAC
This genomic interval carries:
- the LOC116261121 gene encoding BON1-associated protein 2-like translates to MEHATSLEVKVISAESLRFPTAATRKNAFVVVGTGSCDRRATAVDQRGGAFPSWNEKLTVPFPPQVRSIEVDVRCKTAMGEKSVGRSTIAVSDFIGGYDIPCGYLHFLSYRLHDKEGKRNGIINLAVKVLTWQPQSCLRPSATFFPVPAAVASDGALVGIAIPYAQTNLPYH
- the LOC116261325 gene encoding TPD1 protein homolog 1-like isoform X1, yielding MMMAIMKTVLSLSVILFLSHHSINSPVNASAAGVKSRKVDNRRVLMGDAEDSYDYYKECKTSDIGLAQSAAGTLPNGIPTFLVEIFNTCESSCGISDVHVSCGAFASVKLVNPRVFQRVAVDDCLVNDGQPIRSGQAFSFVYANSFMYPMKVSRADTC
- the LOC116261325 gene encoding TPD1 protein homolog 1-like isoform X2, giving the protein MMMAIMKTVLSLSVILFLSHHSINSPVNASAAEDSYDYYKECKTSDIGLAQSAAGTLPNGIPTFLVEIFNTCESSCGISDVHVSCGAFASVKLVNPRVFQRVAVDDCLVNDGQPIRSGQAFSFVYANSFMYPMKVSRADTC